From one Lycium ferocissimum isolate CSIRO_LF1 chromosome 5, AGI_CSIRO_Lferr_CH_V1, whole genome shotgun sequence genomic stretch:
- the LOC132056717 gene encoding uncharacterized protein LOC132056717: MSILGLQVVQLFSCLDKITYIEWAPDSEYILCGLYKKPMIQAWSLTQPEWTCKIDEGPAGVAYARWSPDSRHILTTSEFQLRLTVWSLVNTACIHVQWPKHGSKGVSFTKDGKFAAVCTRRDCKDYVNLLSCHTWEIMGVFAVDTLDLADVQWSPDDSAIVIWDSPLEYKVLIYSPDGRCLAKYQAYESGLGVKSVSWSPCSQFLAVGSYDQMLRVLNHLTWKVFAEFVHPSAVRGPCCAAVFKEVDEKLDMSELSLGDDFAQYSSDNASELHSQVRYNVLEIPINLPSQKPPADKPNPKQGISLMSWSSDSQYICTRNDSMPTVLWIWDINHLELAAILVQKDPIRAAAWDPTCPRLVLCTGSSHLYMWTPSGAYCINVPLPQFAVIDLKWNSDGSCLFLKDKESFCCAAPEILQESSDYSSDD; the protein is encoded by the exons ATGTCCATTTTGGGTCTTCAGGTGGTGCAACTGTTTTCATGTCTGGACAAGATTACGTACATTGAATGGGCCCCTGATTCTGAATATATACTTTGTGGTCTTTACAAGAAACCTATGATACAAGCATGGTCTTTGACACAACCTGAGTGGACATGTAAAATAGATGAAGGTCCTGCAGGAGTTGCTTATGCTAGGTGGAGTCCGGACAGTCGTCACATACTCACGACATCTGAGTTTCAGCTACGGTTAACTGTTTGGTCACTGGTTAACACCGCATGCATACATGTCCAATGGCCAAAGCATGGGTCTAAGGGGGTATCATTTACCAAGGATGGAAAGTTTGCTGCTGTTTGCACCAGACGTGATTGCAAGGATTATGTTAATCTGCTATCTTGCCATACATGGGAGATAATGGGTGTTTTCGCTGTTGATACATTGGATTTGGCTGATGTTCAGTGGTCTCCTGATGACAGTGCTATAGTCATATGGGATTCTCCTCTTGAGTACAAG GTTCTGATCTATTCTCCAGATGGAAGGTGTCTAGCTAAGTATCAAGCATACGAGAGTGGACTAGGAGTAAAAAGTGTTTCATGGTCACCTTGCAGCCAGTTTTTAGCAGTGGGAAGCTATGACCAGATGTTACGGGTTTTGAATCACCTGACGTGGAAAGTGTTTGCAGAATTTGTGCACCCATCTGCTGTTAGAGGTCCTTGTTGTGCTGCTGTTTTCAAA GAAGTGGATGAGAAACTCGATATGTCAGAATTATCACTGGGTGATGATTTCGCCCAGTACAGCAGTG ATAATGCTTCGGAGTTACATAGTCAAGTCAGATACAATGTTTTGGAGATACCTATCAATCTTCCCTCTCAGAAACCTCCTGCAGATAAGCCAAATCCCAAGCAAGGAATCA GCCTCATGTCATGGAGCAGTGATAGTCAATATATTTGCACTCGCAATGATAGCATGCCCACTGTACTCTGGATATGGGACATAAACCATCTTGAGCTAGCTGCCATCTTAGTTCAAAAAGATCCCATCCGAGCTGCAGCCTGGGATCCCACATGTCCACGTTTGGTTTTATGTACTGGAAGCTCCCACTTGTACATGTGGACACCTTCAGGTGCTTATTGCATAAATGTTCCACTGCCTCAATTTGCGGTAATTGATCTGAAATGGAACTCAGATGGGAGCTGTCTTTTTCTCAAAGACAAGGAGTCATTCTGCTGTGCTGCTCCGGAGATACTGCAAGAATCCAGTGATTATAGCTCTGATGACTGA